A region from the Cannabis sativa cultivar Pink pepper isolate KNU-18-1 chromosome 9, ASM2916894v1, whole genome shotgun sequence genome encodes:
- the LOC115723438 gene encoding olivetolic acid cyclase codes for MAVKHLIVLKFKDEITEAQKEEFFKTYVNLVNIIPAMKDVYWGKDVTQKNKEEGYTHIVEVTFESVETIQDYIIHPAHVGFGDVYRSFWEKLLIFDYTPRK; via the exons ATGGCAGTGAAGCATTTGATTGTATTGAAGTTCAAAGATGAAATCACAGAAGCCCAAAAGGAAGAATTTTTCAAGACGTATGTGAATCTTGTGAATATCATCCCAGCCATGAAAGATGTATACTG GGGTAAAGATGTGACTCaaaagaataaggaagaagggTACACTCACATAGTTGAGGTAACATTTGAGAGTGTGGAGACTATTCAGGACTACATTATTCATCCTGCCCATGTTGGATTTGGAGATGTCTATCGTTCTTTCTGGGAAAAACTTCTCATTTTTGACTACACACCACGAAagtag
- the LOC115723422 gene encoding galactinol synthase 1 produces the protein MSTIISKMDGVSSNSSKRAYVTFLAGNGDYVKGVVGLAKGLRKVKSAYPLVVAILDDVPQEHRQILRSQGCIVRLIDPVYPPNNTQTQFAMAYYVINYSKLRIWGFEEYEKMVYLDGDIQVFENIDHLFEWPNGYFYAVMDCFCEKVWNFSTQYKIGYCQQCPERVPWPAESGSPPPLYFNAGMFVSEPSLVTYHNLMEALETTPPTAFAEQDFLNMFFKDIYKPIPNVYNLVLAMLWRHPENVDFDNIKVAHYCAAGSKPWRFTGEEENMNREDIKILVKKWWDIYNDKSLDYHHHDHDHQTHESPNNCECDHDHVDGDDDGDKGGHIKLGPFLTALATAAIPQNTAPSAA, from the exons atgtcGACTATAATAAGTAAGATGGATGGAGTTTCAAGTAATAGTAGTAAGAGGGCTTATGTGACATTTTTGGCTGGAAATGGAGACTATGTGAAAGGAGTGGTTGGGCTAGCCAAGGGTCTGCGCAAAGTTAAAAGCGCATACCCTCTTGTGGTGGCCATTTTGGACGATGTTCCTCAAGAACATCGTCAAATTCTTAGATCTCAAGGATGCATTGTTCGTCTCATTGACCCAGTCTATCCTCCCAACAACACTCAAACTCAGTTTGCCATGGCTTATTATGTCATCAACTACTCAAAGCTTCGCATATGGGGG TTTGAAGAGTATGAGAAGATGGTATACTTGGATGGAGACATACAAGTATTTGAAAACATTGACCACCTATTTGAGTGGCCAAATGGGTATTTCTACGCAGTGATGGATTGCTTTTGTGAGAAAGTTTGGAATTTCTCAACTCAATATAAGATTGGGTACTGCCAGCAGTGTCCCGAGAGGGTTCCATGGCCGGCGGAGTCAGGCTCACCGCCGCCCTTGTACTTCAACGCCGGCATGTTTGTTTCCGAGCCAAGTCTTGTCACTTACCACAATCTCATGGAGGCTCTTGAGACCACTCCTCCTACTGCCTTTGCTGAGCAA GACTTTCTTAACATGTTTTTCAAGGACATATACAAGCCTATTCCAAATGTTTACAACCTTGTGTTGGCCATGCTTTGGCGTCACCCTGAAAATGTAGACTTTGATAACATCAAGGTTGCTCACTATTGTGCTgcg GGATCGAAGCCTTGGAGATTCACAGGAGAGGAAGAGAACATGAACAGAGAAGACATAAAGATACTGGTGAAAAAGTGGTGGGACATATATAATGACAAATCCTTGGACTACCATCATCATGATCATGATCATCAAACCCATGAAAGCCCTAATAATTGTGAATGTGATCATGATCATGtggatggtgatgatgatggtgataAAGGTGGTCATATCAAGCTTGGACCTTTTCTTACTGCTTTAGCAACTGCTGCCATACCCCAAAACACTGCACCTTCTGCtgcttaa
- the LOC115723417 gene encoding small ribosomal subunit protein bS1c: MASLAQQFTGLRCAPLSSSRLSKPFSFPKQQQTHNRPPTLLPIVSAVAISNAQTRERLKLKELFEEAYERCRTSPMEGVTFNVDDFHSAIEKYDFNSEIGTKVRGTVFCTDNGGALVDITAKSSAYLPLQEASIHRLKHVEEAGIVPGLKMDFVIIGENEVDDSLILSLKTMQYDLAWERCRQLQAEDVVVKGKVVGANKGGVVAVVEGLRGFVPFSQISSKTTAEELLDKELPLKFVEVDEEQARLVLSNRKAMQDSQAQLGIGSVVLGTVQSLKPYGAFVDIGGINGLLHVSQISHDRVADIATVLQPGDTLKVMILSHDRERSRVSLSTKKLEPTPGDMIRNPKLVFEKAEEMAQTFRQRIAQAEAMARADMLRFQPESGLSISSDGILGPLTSDLPAEGLDLSDVPKAEDADSE; the protein is encoded by the exons ATGGCGTCTTTGGCTCAGCAATTCACTGGACTTAGATGCGCACCACTCTCTTCTTCTCGTCTCTCGAAGCCTTTCTCCTTTCCTAAGCAGCAACAGACTCATAATAGACCACCAACTCTGCTCCCCATTGTCTCAGCTGTAGCCATTTCCAATGCTCAGACCAGAGAGCGTCTCAAGCTTAAAGAACTCTTCGAAGAAGCTTACGAACGTTGCCGTACAAGTCCCATGGAAGGAGTCACTTTTAACGTCGATGATTTTCACTCTGCTATCGAAAAGTACGACTTCAATTCTGAAATTGGGACTAAG GTGAGGGGAACTGTTTTCTGTACTGATAATGGTGGAGCATTGGTTGATATTACTGCAAAATCTTCCGCATACTTACCTCTTCAAGAAGCTTCAATCCACAGGCTAAAGCATGTAGAAGAAGCAGGGATAGTTCCTGGTTTGAAAATGGATTTTGTAATTATTGGTGAGAATGAAGTAGATGATAGCTTAATCTTGAGCTTGAAGACTATGCAGTATGATCTCGCATGGGAAAGGTGTAGACAGCTCCAAGCAGAGGATGTTGTTGTTAAGGGTAAG GTTGTTGGAGCAAACAAAGGTGGAGTTGTGGCTGTGGTCGAAGGCTTAAGAGGTTTTGTTCCTTTCTCGCAGATATCATCG AAAACAACTGCAGAGGAGCTACTTGATAAAGAACTTCCTCTTAAGTTTGTGGAGGTTGATGAAGAACAAGCCAGGCTTGTTCTCAGTAACCGCAAGGCCATGCAAGACAGCCAGGCACAATTAGGAATTGGATCAGTGGTCCTAGGTACTGTCCAGAGTCTGAAGCCATATGGTGCCTTCGTTGACATCGGAGGAATCAATGGCCTTCTTCATGTTAGTCAGATTAGTCATGATCGTGTCGCTGATATTGCAACGGTACTTCAACCTGGTGATACACTCAAG GTTATGATATTGAGCCATGACCGAGAGAGAAGCAGAGTTAGTCTTTCTACCAAGAAATTAGAACCCACTCCTGGAGATATGATTCGCAATCCAAAGCTTGTTTTCGAGAAG GCTGAGGAGATGGCTCAGACATTCAGGCAAAGAATAGCCCAAGCAGAAGCCATGGCTCGTGCAGATATGCTTCGGTTCCAGCCTGAG AGTGGATTATCGATCAGCTCAGACGGTATCTTGGGCCCTCTTACTTCCGATTTGCCAGCAGAGGGTTTAGATCTTAGTGACGTTCCCAAAGCCGAAGATGCAGATTCAGAATAA